The following coding sequences lie in one Haemorhous mexicanus isolate bHaeMex1 chromosome W, bHaeMex1.pri, whole genome shotgun sequence genomic window:
- the LOC132341496 gene encoding polyadenylate-binding protein-interacting protein 1-like isoform X3 — MSDSFDRAPGAGRVWDRGGAALSGADASESGGGACPGGSGSHSTASAEKQHKTGGLLLQQEPLRPPKTAPLSTGNAEHLQQARIPSGSQGKVSVPDSGPEMAESQVAVAPVVTSKLSVKAPEFYPSGYNQNFADSSFEDEYDGYLTLAEYVQDFLNHLAEQPGCFETEIEHFAETVNGWVAADETLQELVELIYQQATSVPNFSYMGARLCNYLSHHLTISTQSGSFRQLLLQRCQTEYENRDEAAKGDETAQKQFHAFVLFLAELYLNLEIKGTKGQVTRAEILQEGLRELLNVLFSNPVDNNLMCAVKLLKLTGSVLEDAWKEKGKNDMEEMIQRIENVVLDANCSRDVKHMLLKVVELRSSNWGRDHETSPHTKATPENDPNYFMITKKNTKNCLKERICFQTMKKMAWLYQDLEISIFMILITRWIQKLKKHMKNSV; from the exons ATGTCGGATAGTTTCGACCgagctccaggtgctggccGGGTCTGGGATCGAGGTGGCGCTGCTCTCAGCGGCGCGGACGCGTCGGAGAGTGGTGGTGGGGCCTGTCCTGGGGGTAGTGGTTCCCACAGTACAGCCTCGGCCGAAAAGCAGCATAAAACAGGCGGCCTCTTGCTGCAGCAGGAACCGTTGCGACCTCCGAAGACAGCGCCGCTGAGCACCGGAAACGCAG aacaCCTGCAACAGGCAAGAATTCCATCTGGATCACAAGGAAAAGTTTCAGTTCCTGATTCTGGACCAGAAATGGCTGAATCTCAGGTGGCTGTGGCTCCTGTGGTAACATCAAAGTTGTCTGTTAAAGCACCTGAGTTTTATCCATCAGGATATAACCAAAACTTTGCA GATTCTTCCTTTGAAGATGAATATGATGGCTATCTGACTTTGGCAGAGTATGTACAAGACTTTCTAAATCACCTTGCCGAGCAACCAGGTTGTTTTGAAACTGAAATAGAGCACTTTGCTGAAACAGTGAATGGCTGGGTCGCTGCAGATGAAACTTTGCAAGAACTTGTTGAACTCATATATCAACAG GCCACATCTGTCCCAAATTTTTCCTACATGGGAGCACGGTTGTGTAACTATCTATCTCATCATCTAACCATTAGTACACAAAGTGGGAGCTTTCGGCAGTTGTTACTTCAAAG GTGCCAAACAGAGTATGAAAACAGAGATGAAGCTGCCAAAGGAGATGAGACTGCTCAAAAACAATTTCATGCCTTTGTGTTGTTCTTAGCCGAACTTTACCTTAATCTAGAG aTTAAAGGAACAAAGGGACAGGTCACACGAGCAGAAATTCTTCAAGAAGGCCTTCGGGAATTACTAAATGTGCTCTTCTCTAACCCTGTGGACAATAATTTGATGTGTGCAGTGAAACTGCTGAAG TTGACAGGCTCAGTTTTAGAAGATgcctggaaagaaaaaggaaagaatgatATGGAGGAAATGATTCAGAGAATTGAAAATGTTGTGTTGGATGCAAACTGTAGCAG agaTGTGAAACATATGCTTCTGAAAGTAGTGGAACTACGATCAAGTAACTGGGGTAGAGATCATGAAACTTCTCCACATACAAAAGCTACTCCTGAAAATGACCCTAATTATTTTATG ATTACCAAGAAAAATACCAAGAACTGCTTGAAAGAGAGGATTTGTTTCCAGACTATGAAGAAAATGGCATGGCTTTATCAGGACCTGGAGATCA gtATTTTCATGATCTTGATAACAAGATGGATCCAGAAATTGAAGAAGCATATGAAAAATTCTGTCTAG
- the LOC132341496 gene encoding polyadenylate-binding protein-interacting protein 1-like isoform X2 encodes MSDSFDRAPGAGRVWDRGGAALSGADASESGGGACPGGSGSHSTASAEKQHKTGGLLLQQEPLRPPKTAPLSTGNAEHLQQARIPSGSQGKVSVPDSGPEMAESQVAVAPVVTSKLSVKAPEFYPSGYNQNFADSSFEDEYDGYLTLAEYVQDFLNHLAEQPGCFETEIEHFAETVNGWVAADETLQELVELIYQQATSVPNFSYMGARLCNYLSHHLTISTQSGSFRQLLLQRCQTEYENRDEAAKGDETAQKQFHAFVLFLAELYLNLEIKGTKGQVTRAEILQEGLRELLNVLFSNPVDNNLMCAVKLLKLTGSVLEDAWKEKGKNDMEEMIQRIENVVLDANCSRDVKHMLLKVVELRSSNWGRDHETSPHTKATPENDPNYFMNEPTFYTSDGVPFTAADPDYQEKYQELLEREDLFPDYEENGMALSGPGDQYFHDLDNKMDPEIEEAYEKFCLESEHKRKQ; translated from the exons ATGTCGGATAGTTTCGACCgagctccaggtgctggccGGGTCTGGGATCGAGGTGGCGCTGCTCTCAGCGGCGCGGACGCGTCGGAGAGTGGTGGTGGGGCCTGTCCTGGGGGTAGTGGTTCCCACAGTACAGCCTCGGCCGAAAAGCAGCATAAAACAGGCGGCCTCTTGCTGCAGCAGGAACCGTTGCGACCTCCGAAGACAGCGCCGCTGAGCACCGGAAACGCAG aacaCCTGCAACAGGCAAGAATTCCATCTGGATCACAAGGAAAAGTTTCAGTTCCTGATTCTGGACCAGAAATGGCTGAATCTCAGGTGGCTGTGGCTCCTGTGGTAACATCAAAGTTGTCTGTTAAAGCACCTGAGTTTTATCCATCAGGATATAACCAAAACTTTGCA GATTCTTCCTTTGAAGATGAATATGATGGCTATCTGACTTTGGCAGAGTATGTACAAGACTTTCTAAATCACCTTGCCGAGCAACCAGGTTGTTTTGAAACTGAAATAGAGCACTTTGCTGAAACAGTGAATGGCTGGGTCGCTGCAGATGAAACTTTGCAAGAACTTGTTGAACTCATATATCAACAG GCCACATCTGTCCCAAATTTTTCCTACATGGGAGCACGGTTGTGTAACTATCTATCTCATCATCTAACCATTAGTACACAAAGTGGGAGCTTTCGGCAGTTGTTACTTCAAAG GTGCCAAACAGAGTATGAAAACAGAGATGAAGCTGCCAAAGGAGATGAGACTGCTCAAAAACAATTTCATGCCTTTGTGTTGTTCTTAGCCGAACTTTACCTTAATCTAGAG aTTAAAGGAACAAAGGGACAGGTCACACGAGCAGAAATTCTTCAAGAAGGCCTTCGGGAATTACTAAATGTGCTCTTCTCTAACCCTGTGGACAATAATTTGATGTGTGCAGTGAAACTGCTGAAG TTGACAGGCTCAGTTTTAGAAGATgcctggaaagaaaaaggaaagaatgatATGGAGGAAATGATTCAGAGAATTGAAAATGTTGTGTTGGATGCAAACTGTAGCAG agaTGTGAAACATATGCTTCTGAAAGTAGTGGAACTACGATCAAGTAACTGGGGTAGAGATCATGAAACTTCTCCACATACAAAAGCTACTCCTGAAAATGACCCTAATTATTTTATG AATGAACCAACATTTTACACTTCTGATGGTGTTCCTTTCACTGCAGCAGATCCGG ATTACCAAGAAAAATACCAAGAACTGCTTGAAAGAGAGGATTTGTTTCCAGACTATGAAGAAAATGGCATGGCTTTATCAGGACCTGGAGATCA gtATTTTCATGATCTTGATAACAAGATGGATCCAGAAATTGAAGAAGCATATGAAAAATTCTGTCTAGAATCAGAACATAAGAGAAAACAGTGA
- the LOC132341496 gene encoding polyadenylate-binding protein-interacting protein 1-like isoform X1 encodes MSDSFDRAPGAGRVWDRGGAALSGADASESGGGACPGGSGSHSTASAEKQHKTGGLLLQQEPLRPPKTAPLSTGNAEHLQQARIPSGSQGKVSVPDSGPEMAESQVAVAPVVTSKLSVKAPEFYPSGYNQNFADSSFEDEYDGYLTLAEYVQDFLNHLAEQPGCFETEIEHFAETVNGWVAADETLQELVELIYQQATSVPNFSYMGARLCNYLSHHLTISTQSGSFRQLLLQRCQTEYENRDEAAKGDETAQKQFHAFVLFLAELYLNLEIKGTKGQVTRAEILQEGLRELLNVLFSNPVDNNLMCAVKLLKLTGSVLEDAWKEKGKNDMEEMIQRIENVVLDANCSRDVKHMLLKVVELRSSNWGRDHETSPHTKATPENDPNYFMNEPTFYTSDGVPFTAADPDYQEKYQELLEREDLFPDYEENGMALSGPGDQYVFILSDSCCGVVLGFFNTSYFYCKFRNPIL; translated from the exons ATGTCGGATAGTTTCGACCgagctccaggtgctggccGGGTCTGGGATCGAGGTGGCGCTGCTCTCAGCGGCGCGGACGCGTCGGAGAGTGGTGGTGGGGCCTGTCCTGGGGGTAGTGGTTCCCACAGTACAGCCTCGGCCGAAAAGCAGCATAAAACAGGCGGCCTCTTGCTGCAGCAGGAACCGTTGCGACCTCCGAAGACAGCGCCGCTGAGCACCGGAAACGCAG aacaCCTGCAACAGGCAAGAATTCCATCTGGATCACAAGGAAAAGTTTCAGTTCCTGATTCTGGACCAGAAATGGCTGAATCTCAGGTGGCTGTGGCTCCTGTGGTAACATCAAAGTTGTCTGTTAAAGCACCTGAGTTTTATCCATCAGGATATAACCAAAACTTTGCA GATTCTTCCTTTGAAGATGAATATGATGGCTATCTGACTTTGGCAGAGTATGTACAAGACTTTCTAAATCACCTTGCCGAGCAACCAGGTTGTTTTGAAACTGAAATAGAGCACTTTGCTGAAACAGTGAATGGCTGGGTCGCTGCAGATGAAACTTTGCAAGAACTTGTTGAACTCATATATCAACAG GCCACATCTGTCCCAAATTTTTCCTACATGGGAGCACGGTTGTGTAACTATCTATCTCATCATCTAACCATTAGTACACAAAGTGGGAGCTTTCGGCAGTTGTTACTTCAAAG GTGCCAAACAGAGTATGAAAACAGAGATGAAGCTGCCAAAGGAGATGAGACTGCTCAAAAACAATTTCATGCCTTTGTGTTGTTCTTAGCCGAACTTTACCTTAATCTAGAG aTTAAAGGAACAAAGGGACAGGTCACACGAGCAGAAATTCTTCAAGAAGGCCTTCGGGAATTACTAAATGTGCTCTTCTCTAACCCTGTGGACAATAATTTGATGTGTGCAGTGAAACTGCTGAAG TTGACAGGCTCAGTTTTAGAAGATgcctggaaagaaaaaggaaagaatgatATGGAGGAAATGATTCAGAGAATTGAAAATGTTGTGTTGGATGCAAACTGTAGCAG agaTGTGAAACATATGCTTCTGAAAGTAGTGGAACTACGATCAAGTAACTGGGGTAGAGATCATGAAACTTCTCCACATACAAAAGCTACTCCTGAAAATGACCCTAATTATTTTATG AATGAACCAACATTTTACACTTCTGATGGTGTTCCTTTCACTGCAGCAGATCCGG ATTACCAAGAAAAATACCAAGAACTGCTTGAAAGAGAGGATTTGTTTCCAGACTATGAAGAAAATGGCATGGCTTTATCAGGACCTGGAGATCAGtatgttttcattttgagtGATAGCTGttgtggggtggttttggggttttttaacacTAGTTATTTTTACTGCAAATTTAGGAATCCAATCttgtaa
- the LOC132341496 gene encoding polyadenylate-binding protein-interacting protein 1-like isoform X5, protein MSDSFDRAPGAGRVWDRGGAALSGADASESGGGACPGGSGSHSTASAEKQHKTGGLLLQQEPLRPPKTAPLSTGNAEHLQQARIPSGSQGKVSVPDSGPEMAESQVAVAPVVTSKLSVKAPEFYPSGYNQNFAATSVPNFSYMGARLCNYLSHHLTISTQSGSFRQLLLQRCQTEYENRDEAAKGDETAQKQFHAFVLFLAELYLNLEIKGTKGQVTRAEILQEGLRELLNVLFSNPVDNNLMCAVKLLKLTGSVLEDAWKEKGKNDMEEMIQRIENVVLDANCSRDVKHMLLKVVELRSSNWGRDHETSPHTKATPENDPNYFMNEPTFYTSDGVPFTAADPDYQEKYQELLEREDLFPDYEENGMALSGPGDQYVFILSDSCCGVVLGFFNTSYFYCKFRNPIL, encoded by the exons ATGTCGGATAGTTTCGACCgagctccaggtgctggccGGGTCTGGGATCGAGGTGGCGCTGCTCTCAGCGGCGCGGACGCGTCGGAGAGTGGTGGTGGGGCCTGTCCTGGGGGTAGTGGTTCCCACAGTACAGCCTCGGCCGAAAAGCAGCATAAAACAGGCGGCCTCTTGCTGCAGCAGGAACCGTTGCGACCTCCGAAGACAGCGCCGCTGAGCACCGGAAACGCAG aacaCCTGCAACAGGCAAGAATTCCATCTGGATCACAAGGAAAAGTTTCAGTTCCTGATTCTGGACCAGAAATGGCTGAATCTCAGGTGGCTGTGGCTCCTGTGGTAACATCAAAGTTGTCTGTTAAAGCACCTGAGTTTTATCCATCAGGATATAACCAAAACTTTGCA GCCACATCTGTCCCAAATTTTTCCTACATGGGAGCACGGTTGTGTAACTATCTATCTCATCATCTAACCATTAGTACACAAAGTGGGAGCTTTCGGCAGTTGTTACTTCAAAG GTGCCAAACAGAGTATGAAAACAGAGATGAAGCTGCCAAAGGAGATGAGACTGCTCAAAAACAATTTCATGCCTTTGTGTTGTTCTTAGCCGAACTTTACCTTAATCTAGAG aTTAAAGGAACAAAGGGACAGGTCACACGAGCAGAAATTCTTCAAGAAGGCCTTCGGGAATTACTAAATGTGCTCTTCTCTAACCCTGTGGACAATAATTTGATGTGTGCAGTGAAACTGCTGAAG TTGACAGGCTCAGTTTTAGAAGATgcctggaaagaaaaaggaaagaatgatATGGAGGAAATGATTCAGAGAATTGAAAATGTTGTGTTGGATGCAAACTGTAGCAG agaTGTGAAACATATGCTTCTGAAAGTAGTGGAACTACGATCAAGTAACTGGGGTAGAGATCATGAAACTTCTCCACATACAAAAGCTACTCCTGAAAATGACCCTAATTATTTTATG AATGAACCAACATTTTACACTTCTGATGGTGTTCCTTTCACTGCAGCAGATCCGG ATTACCAAGAAAAATACCAAGAACTGCTTGAAAGAGAGGATTTGTTTCCAGACTATGAAGAAAATGGCATGGCTTTATCAGGACCTGGAGATCAGtatgttttcattttgagtGATAGCTGttgtggggtggttttggggttttttaacacTAGTTATTTTTACTGCAAATTTAGGAATCCAATCttgtaa
- the LOC132341496 gene encoding polyadenylate-binding protein-interacting protein 1-like isoform X4: protein MSDSFDRAPGAGRVWDRGGAALSGADASESGGGACPGGSGSHSTASAEKQHKTGGLLLQQEPLRPPKTAPLSTGNAEHLQQARIPSGSQGKVSVPDSGPEMAESQDSSFEDEYDGYLTLAEYVQDFLNHLAEQPGCFETEIEHFAETVNGWVAADETLQELVELIYQQATSVPNFSYMGARLCNYLSHHLTISTQSGSFRQLLLQRCQTEYENRDEAAKGDETAQKQFHAFVLFLAELYLNLEIKGTKGQVTRAEILQEGLRELLNVLFSNPVDNNLMCAVKLLKLTGSVLEDAWKEKGKNDMEEMIQRIENVVLDANCSRDVKHMLLKVVELRSSNWGRDHETSPHTKATPENDPNYFMNEPTFYTSDGVPFTAADPDYQEKYQELLEREDLFPDYEENGMALSGPGDQYVFILSDSCCGVVLGFFNTSYFYCKFRNPIL from the exons ATGTCGGATAGTTTCGACCgagctccaggtgctggccGGGTCTGGGATCGAGGTGGCGCTGCTCTCAGCGGCGCGGACGCGTCGGAGAGTGGTGGTGGGGCCTGTCCTGGGGGTAGTGGTTCCCACAGTACAGCCTCGGCCGAAAAGCAGCATAAAACAGGCGGCCTCTTGCTGCAGCAGGAACCGTTGCGACCTCCGAAGACAGCGCCGCTGAGCACCGGAAACGCAG aacaCCTGCAACAGGCAAGAATTCCATCTGGATCACAAGGAAAAGTTTCAGTTCCTGATTCTGGACCAGAAATGGCTGAATCTCAG GATTCTTCCTTTGAAGATGAATATGATGGCTATCTGACTTTGGCAGAGTATGTACAAGACTTTCTAAATCACCTTGCCGAGCAACCAGGTTGTTTTGAAACTGAAATAGAGCACTTTGCTGAAACAGTGAATGGCTGGGTCGCTGCAGATGAAACTTTGCAAGAACTTGTTGAACTCATATATCAACAG GCCACATCTGTCCCAAATTTTTCCTACATGGGAGCACGGTTGTGTAACTATCTATCTCATCATCTAACCATTAGTACACAAAGTGGGAGCTTTCGGCAGTTGTTACTTCAAAG GTGCCAAACAGAGTATGAAAACAGAGATGAAGCTGCCAAAGGAGATGAGACTGCTCAAAAACAATTTCATGCCTTTGTGTTGTTCTTAGCCGAACTTTACCTTAATCTAGAG aTTAAAGGAACAAAGGGACAGGTCACACGAGCAGAAATTCTTCAAGAAGGCCTTCGGGAATTACTAAATGTGCTCTTCTCTAACCCTGTGGACAATAATTTGATGTGTGCAGTGAAACTGCTGAAG TTGACAGGCTCAGTTTTAGAAGATgcctggaaagaaaaaggaaagaatgatATGGAGGAAATGATTCAGAGAATTGAAAATGTTGTGTTGGATGCAAACTGTAGCAG agaTGTGAAACATATGCTTCTGAAAGTAGTGGAACTACGATCAAGTAACTGGGGTAGAGATCATGAAACTTCTCCACATACAAAAGCTACTCCTGAAAATGACCCTAATTATTTTATG AATGAACCAACATTTTACACTTCTGATGGTGTTCCTTTCACTGCAGCAGATCCGG ATTACCAAGAAAAATACCAAGAACTGCTTGAAAGAGAGGATTTGTTTCCAGACTATGAAGAAAATGGCATGGCTTTATCAGGACCTGGAGATCAGtatgttttcattttgagtGATAGCTGttgtggggtggttttggggttttttaacacTAGTTATTTTTACTGCAAATTTAGGAATCCAATCttgtaa